GGAGCTGTTGTAGGTGGTGCTTATGAAACGATTCAAGAAGCAACACAAAATATGAAAGAACCCGTTTTATACGAAATTGAGCCAGATACTGAAAAAGTCGAACGCTATGAAGTACTCTTTAAAGCATATAAAGAATTACATGATATCCACGGGTATAAAAAAGCACGTATCATGAGATCTATTTCTAAATTATATACAGAATAAATTGTAATATTGTATGTTGTTTAAATATATTATACTAGGATTCAAGACTACCTAGAAAAAACATGTTATCATGATTGAACTTCCTCGTTCATATCACAATCACAACGCAGTAATGTAAAAAGTGGTTCATTTAAATTAAACTATTTCTTAAGGTGAGATTTCTGGTTTCTCCAGGATTCTTGCCTTTTAAATTCTCATTCATTTTTACTTTTGTGTAGTAACTCATGTAATTACATATTTTCAGTCCTATATATTCGTTCAAAATGAATCCTCCTTTATCCAATTAAAACAATAAAAACCTAACAAATAAACGCCCAAGGACAATGACGGAAGATAAGTCATACCTTGAGCGCTTTGGAATCGAAACATTATTAGGAAAATATCATATTCATACCGACAGTTTTATTACTGTCTATAAACATTATATTTAGGTTAACCTAAAAATTCAAGTGATATCTATTATCTTAATCAAAATTTTTCAAGATTTTCTTTTTCAAGAACATAAATGTGTCATATCCGTCTTCTTTACAGAAATGACCTCCTGTTTCTTCTTCATATAATTTACAGTCTAATACTTCACAAAGTTTTCGTGATGCATCAATTGGCACGACATAGTCATCCTTAGCTGCTACCCCAAACATATGAAGCACTTTATTATGTATTAATTCATAATCCAAATCCCATTTAAAAAATGAGTCTAATACATCATCATCAGGTAATAACTCATTTTGAGGTAAGTCCCCTTTGAAACCAGAAATCATAGCTAAGCTACCTACTCTTGGTACATCTAACTCATTAATAAATTTCAATGTTGTAATGACACCTAAACTATGAGAAATAAAAATGGTATCTCTATCTACATCTTTGATATGTTCTTGCATATATGATAGCCATTCATCTCCATTTGGTCTATCTGTATGAGGTAAATCTAAAACTGTTACGTTATGTCCTTCAATTTCTAAAGTCTTTTTTAACCATGGAAACCAATGATCTTGGCTATTCGCTTGATAACCATGTATGATGTAAACATTTGTCATAATGATGCCTCCTAGTTAATACTGTACTCCTATCATATCACACGTTAAAGCATTATTGACTTTTCATATAGGATTGTAGTAATTTTGTTGAAATTTCTGAATATTTCTTCTTTACATATTCAAAATGAGAAGTAGCACTAAAGAATCTATTTGAATCCTTAATGCTACCACTCATTTATCGAATATGTGTCATAAGATTTTCTACAGCTTTATGCGCTTGACTAATGCAATCTGGTAAACCGACTGCCTCAAACGGTGCACCTGTAATTTGTAAATGCTGATAATTTTCTAAGATATGTTGCTGAATCCGTTTAATATTATCAATATGCCCTACATGATATTGTGGACTGGCGTATGGCATTTTATTAACGATTGTAAACTCAGGTTCTCCT
This region of Staphylococcus sp. IVB6240 genomic DNA includes:
- a CDS encoding alpha/beta hydrolase, with product MTNVYIIHGYQANSQDHWFPWLKKTLEIEGHNVTVLDLPHTDRPNGDEWLSYMQEHIKDVDRDTIFISHSLGVITTLKFINELDVPRVGSLAMISGFKGDLPQNELLPDDDVLDSFFKWDLDYELIHNKVLHMFGVAAKDDYVVPIDASRKLCEVLDCKLYEEETGGHFCKEDGYDTFMFLKKKILKNFD